Part of the Desulfobacterales bacterium genome, GACGAGTACCACAAGATCCGGCAGCCCAAGGACTGGACCGCCGAAACCTCAACCGGCCCACGGACGCTGGTTCATACAAGCTGATACAGCGGAACCCATCTTAAAAAACACATCTAATGTCCGATGGCTGCGTTATCTGACGAGTCAGAAGGTATCTACCCATGGACGGAGGCCTCGCCCTCCCCATCTGCTTCCTTGAGATGGGTTTTATTTCAAAGTTAATCTAAACCTCTGCTCGGTGATCTTTCCACCCCACTGGTCCACCGGATGTTCCTCGACCAGTTTAAACCCCTCGGATTCGTAAAGCCCGCGGGCTGCATCCAGCCCCTGAAAGGTCCATAGGAAAATTTTGCGATGCCCGGTTTTTCTACAAAACGCGACGGCTTTTTCAAGCAGTAGTTTTCCGATGCCGATGCCCTGCCGCTCCGGTTCCACAATAAACCAGCGCAGGCGGGCGCCCTCTGTGTCGGCCAGTTGGCCGTCGACGGCAACCGCACCGGCAAATGCTCCGTCAG contains:
- a CDS encoding GNAT family N-acetyltransferase encodes the protein MDAGRIKFLKLEWAGYYPGVIGKVTALHAVYYYKNWNFNMSFEAQVARELSAFFVNFRKKRDGFWTIRADGAFAGAVAVDGQLADTEGARLRWFIVEPERQGIGIGKLLLEKAVAFCRKTGHRKIFLWTFQGLDAARGLYESEGFKLVEEHPVDQWGGKITEQRFRLTLK